TCAGGTCAGCAACACGTCACAtacctattaaatatttaattacatccTCTAACACCAAACTTTGACAGCAAGATGTAATAATCACTATCCTTTGACATTGAGTCTTTGACTCGCTTATTGCCACCTGCTTCCACTATTGAAATGCAATGAATTTTATTAAtgttgaaaataatatacaattttatttcatttctgcAAGAGATACAAAATTCAGTCAATAACAGTTTGTTGAAGAGGAatttgtttgatgtcatttcaacaaactttgaaatCTGTCAAAGAATTTACCCTATTTTCAGTAGTGCGAATGTAAATTCAACAAAACAAGTCATAAGATTCATCACATACGACGACCTGTAAAACATTCacaaatttaatgttttttggtGCAAGCTCACGGTTACGAAGCATGAGGTTGTAGCAAACATTGCTATCTCTTAGATAtattcattaggtacctacttacctaaaactGAGAATATTAgtctatataatttatttttgttttagtgCCCAGTTTATAAAAAACCTTTCCGAACGGGCTTAACATTTATAACCCCGTTGTGGctacctactattaaaaatCCTGATCACTGGATACTGAGAGGGGTGGCTATATTGTGTGATATCAAGTAAAGTGGTGTTTATCTGTAAAACACTCTTATCACTGCAGTGCGCTTTACgtcaaaatgaaaattttagtaTGATGATTATTTTTGAGTACGATCTTGAAGACTTGAACTTGATTTTTGTATTTAACAAGTAGGATTTTAttactctttttatttttagcatagtattatattttaattggttaataaaacaaaatactttatatacttataaatgttttattttcaattaaagtgTGGAAGCATCGAGAGGTAtccttaatttatttacaaaacatttaaattaCGCTTTAACAATACTGTTCATGAATTAATTTTAGACTAAGTATATTCAAACTTCGATCGTTTTGGGTGGTATGGTTCGTTTtatttcgatttttaacaaaCATGCCTTCGCTCGATGTGTATTGCCAATCATCAAAATACTGAATAATTGACCtgtttaacaatttttattGGACGGAGCAGATTCGCTGATATCAATAACCGGCGATTTGTagtatataagtataataataatgaagtatgtattgtaaattgtttaaatattacCCACGTAATCACTAAGCTTTGGTTGCGAATATAggtacaaataattattatagaaaattgaaatatcagtctatttattatagtattaagAAGTTCAGAGTATGTACTTTAGTCATATCggatatattataagttaaGGTGAACGCCATAATCATATTTTAGCACCTATTTGAATACGTACAAATTACAGAAATAACGAGATCTAGCATTTCTATTGGgatatacctattaattataAACTAATAACTTAGTAGATATTACGTACAGTCTTATTATAGTCACATTATACAATTTATGATAAAATATCGACACAtgaatgaataataatttatgaaagtAGGAATATAACATTTAATGTtcgcatattatattattatattatattctactcTTGTAAAGCTATCAATGCAATGTGTACAATATTTAGTCATTCGACAAATGAAGATTTCATAATACGAGTATGTCATTAATTTATATCGACTCGTGattgattgacgtgattttccaCTGAAATACagttagcagtggcgtgcagatcatagaggcataagtgcactgcttaccccagttgtaatagctcaatgcatatttttcattatggccagtgaacaggctcctacttaactagtgcctaccctggcttcaaaccctgtgcacgccactgacagTTAGGTACAAGtaccacgtacctacctactcctaatACATGAAAATAATTCTAAAATGTAAGTGATTGCCTTTGgccaaattaaaagttaaatattattgcactcaataaaaacatatttagcTGTCTTTGGGCTTCTGGCTCTTCTAGTATCAATCTCTTTTGCATTCACCGCGAAAATTACCGAGAGGTTCCACAGATCTTGACCTAGGAGCTCTGTAAACAAAAGTGGAATTTTAGTTTGCTCGtattaatagtagattattcaacatgggggtaatgtaatgtcttaaATCACGGACGCCGGGCTAAATCCCAAGGGCAACGAGGGAACTCagagtaactcccgagcgtagcgagggtggtGCATCTAGAATCCTTATTGAAGCGCGGGGATTAGGGAtgcccaagactaagacagtattACCCCAATTTCAATACGTAGAGTATTGAATTTTCACACCTAgcaagacaataaaatcaaaatcttcgtatgcttaaataggtacctacctatctgtcttTAGAAGTTTCTGGAAGCAAATCGTTTATTACACTTTGAGCATTAATAGTTTCTGGCGTCAAATTGCTGCTACTATCTTCGTCACtcgacatttttatttaaaattaaataaataattaattttattaagtaacaCCACAATACAACGTTTTGGTGATAGTTTGGTAGGGAGTTTTCAATAATCTATGAGGCTATGGTGGTTATGCTCAGAGTCCTTAGCTAACTGGTCTGTAATAAAGCATTCTAGAGCGAATGGTGTGATAATTATATTACAGTGGCACAAAATGATTTATAGTCAAAGCAATTTACCTTCTTCTTGAAAGCGTCAATTCTATTTTTCCTTCTTTTACTTGTTTAAACAACGATATTGCACCAGCGTGACTCAGTCCACGCGTTGGAACGTTGTTTACTGATAAAATCTCGTCACCTACAAACAATTTcattttactaaattataaCCAACATAAGAAGTCACATGGACAATAAGGAAATAAAGCTCACCTTCATAGATAGTTCCCTTATCAGCTGCTTGACCATTTGGAAAGACGGTCTTAACGAATATTCCCATTTGTCCTTTCGGTGAATCGGTTCCGCCTACGATGCTAAATCCAAGACTTTTATGTCCTGGACCTTTCCAAAACTCAGCTCTATGTACGGTGTTATGTGCATAATTAACATTATCTTGATGATTATTATAGTCGTGTTGTCGTGACACATGGGAATAGTTAGGAGTGCATCTTTGAGATCCAACTCTATTGAAAAATCTGCTTCGGCTACTGCTCCTCAGTTGTTCTGGTATACTTTCAAAAGATCTGTTTTGGTACATCCTCTGGGCATTTTTGATATAATGTGAGGTGTTTTCTTTGATTTCGTTTGTTGTATTGTCATTACAAATTGATAATCCAAGCATTGGTTGCGGACGTGAATTATGGAGTGATATAGGTCTGTAGTTATTACTATTAGAATGCCTCGGTGAAGGAGACGATCTCATTGAAATTTCTATATTTGTGATATTTTGTAAAGATGAATGAGATTGCGTGTAGCAGTTTCGCTCTAGTAATTTTTCGTCGTCACTTTTTTGATTTGACGACAATAGACTATTGTTCACTTGAACTCCAACTTcgcattttttgttatttatttcagttttGTCATTGGAATGTCTGTTAATGCTATTTGCATTACGCCCGTATTGATCTTCACTTGGAAAATGAGTTTCAATGATTATTTGACTGGAAGATGGTTTGTGCACCGTTTGCGATATAATGTCAGGCGGTATACTTGACATGGAATGCATGGAATTTGTCTCGCAATGTTGATTATTTATGATTCGACTCAATGTGATTGGTGAAATTTCGTCATGTGCCATTACTAAATCTACTTGATATCTGTGAAATAGTGCGCCCTCTTCAATAGTTGCTTCAGTAGAACAAGAATTAACTATATGCTGAACATCTCCCAGAGAAGATAATCCTCTTAAAACTTTTCCATTTACATTAACTATTTCATCGCCTATTCGAAGTCTTCCATCTCTATGAGCTATACCATCAAAGTCAAGTTTAACTACAATATAGCGAATTTCATAATTATTTCCTCCACTATCAAAATCTACTCTATGTTGTGCTAAGTAGACTCCCAGGCTTTCGTCTAGTCTTGATTTCAATAATCTTATTTTCCGGAACCGTTTCGTACATGGCCCTCTGCCGAGTATATCTGTTTCTTCAATTTGTTGCACATTGACCACTTCTTCCGATgtacttattaaattttcacTGAGGTTTGGTGTCGATGAATGTTCTACTGGAACTAACTGAgactgtaataattttatttttcttgtttgtACACGTTCATCTAAAGTTAttgttttgtaaatatatggTGGTTTTTTATTGATAGTTTTCTTTGGTAATGGCGGAGGTTTTGCGTCATTGTAGTCTAACATTATTAGATGATTCATATcgttatttttgtatttattaataTCTCTATTTTGATTTTCGTATTCATAAGATGTATTTTTTTCAACTGGAAATAAAGCGCAGGGAGTGGAGCTTCTTCTAACAGGTACATGAACTCTACTAACGTTTATTTTATGGTTAAGACTTAATTGTCGGGAAAAATTACTGTGATTGGGATCTCCATTATTGTTGGATACACCTTGAGAATGACAAGAATATCCTGGTGGCGAATGATTACTGTGCTCATCCGTTGGTCTACCATCACTGTCATACCCGGACTCATTCGAGCTGACGTAGTTGCTTAACCTATGAGCCTGTAGTACTTCTAGATGTATGCTTTGATTAGAAGATGCAAGATCAGCTTTAAG
This genomic stretch from Maniola hyperantus chromosome 2, iAphHyp1.2, whole genome shotgun sequence harbors:
- the LOC117989761 gene encoding uncharacterized protein, whose translation is MRLFRGPKRREVTGPQAATSPRGDLAAHTPHNYTLVTALPAMVMEDDVNDMKKVFATWGRRMGKKLDMLKRTETKEPPEEPVKNEREDSSMIITGQYKKKQNWKMGRSSSDSTSLKKDNDTDSIRSGSRDRSPSPFKTFFHRMGSTGMLNSSKTQSLHTPKPSDNYSISNGQSLYRSCSTSHLSTYVKADDPSDDIDLQNTNTENKTSPKQKQKANLLPDESLGNTSTKAVSCDNIPNKLDGQQNTGTCKKPNFPYAFLRSKLSVLPEEHSMASQHRSVSVRQSFSERIDRRSPKFRRERMYLPNTRSEERYQSSDNISVHEENILMSASLRNNCDFTRSSFRSINDPDNVYQPRRFEDVPRRSSMISQTAPFDYDPMLLPRNRNSLPVYEYNSILGSAQDLKADLASSNQSIHLEVLQAHRLSNYVSSNESGYDSDGRPTDEHSNHSPPGYSCHSQGVSNNNGDPNHSNFSRQLSLNHKINVSRVHVPVRRSSTPCALFPVEKNTSYEYENQNRDINKYKNNDMNHLIMLDYNDAKPPPLPKKTINKKPPYIYKTITLDERVQTRKIKLLQSQLVPVEHSSTPNLSENLISTSEEVVNVQQIEETDILGRGPCTKRFRKIRLLKSRLDESLGVYLAQHRVDFDSGGNNYEIRYIVVKLDFDGIAHRDGRLRIGDEIVNVNGKVLRGLSSLGDVQHIVNSCSTEATIEEGALFHRYQVDLVMAHDEISPITLSRIINNQHCETNSMHSMSSIPPDIISQTVHKPSSSQIIIETHFPSEDQYGRNANSINRHSNDKTEINNKKCEVGVQVNNSLLSSNQKSDDEKLLERNCYTQSHSSLQNITNIEISMRSSPSPRHSNSNNYRPISLHNSRPQPMLGLSICNDNTTNEIKENTSHYIKNAQRMYQNRSFESIPEQLRSSSRSRFFNRVGSQRCTPNYSHVSRQHDYNNHQDNVNYAHNTVHRAEFWKGPGHKSLGFSIVGGTDSPKGQMGIFVKTVFPNGQAADKGTIYEGDEILSVNNVPTRGLSHAGAISLFKQVKEGKIELTLSRRRAPRSRSVEPLGNFRGECKRD